A stretch of Desulfotalea psychrophila LSv54 DNA encodes these proteins:
- a CDS encoding efflux RND transporter periplasmic adaptor subunit gives MDTTAVPVDQLRWITIPKKNGEKGSQVQIFYDDVWPTESYRLGEVIRLNANLEENGRQAILIVRIMDPLALRAENAHKPPLLLNSYVRGKIDCSTLPQVVKIKRQYMQDGNNIWIMTPEKTLEIRPLQVLFKNQNEIIVEKGLEAGEHYITSTLTAPITEMLLQTKDEGLSRAKTKAEKK, from the coding sequence TTGGATACAACTGCAGTACCGGTAGATCAGCTCCGCTGGATTACCATTCCCAAAAAAAATGGCGAAAAAGGATCACAGGTACAAATTTTCTACGACGATGTCTGGCCAACAGAGAGCTATCGTCTGGGCGAAGTAATCCGCCTCAATGCCAATCTTGAAGAGAATGGTCGCCAAGCCATTCTCATTGTCCGAATCATGGACCCCCTGGCACTGAGAGCAGAAAACGCCCACAAACCACCTCTGCTTTTAAATTCCTATGTCCGGGGCAAGATAGATTGTAGCACCCTCCCCCAGGTCGTAAAGATTAAGCGACAGTATATGCAAGATGGAAACAATATCTGGATAATGACCCCGGAGAAGACCCTTGAAATTCGTCCCCTGCAGGTGCTCTTTAAAAACCAAAACGAAATCATCGTAGAAAAGGGTCTTGAGGCAGGAGAACATTACATCACCTCCACCCTTACCGCACCCATCACAGAAATGTTACTACAGACCAAGGATGAGGGGCTGAGTAGAGCCAAGACAAAAGCGGAGAAAAAGTAA
- a CDS encoding sodium/calcium exchange proteins — MRNFLISSVTRIDLVVWLLVISFFLGSAVLFNGDLPMSFLGAAGIIFEMLLIGMAVEIIIECLKNTKGIGTLTGFITNGPEAITLIVGLVAGDIIFAASTPLGSNFMNPILLLIATLTCGYFFTISKIHPIYTIFSIGTTALLAGTFFLLPTQYYLFWGLTVLIVTVPLFIFRPKEEGEEETGYSFSPRLWILPAILILCMAGYFLDPIVSFTAEHSKAPKNIIGFIVLATLTSWPEFKSCLALLKRNNPLAAILNIVVSNITNIWLAVIGVGVYLFNQ, encoded by the coding sequence ATGAGAAATTTTTTAATAAGCTCAGTAACCCGTATCGACTTAGTAGTATGGCTTTTGGTAATAAGCTTTTTTCTGGGGTCAGCAGTACTCTTTAACGGCGATTTACCCATGTCATTCCTTGGCGCCGCCGGTATTATTTTTGAAATGCTCCTTATCGGCATGGCGGTGGAAATAATTATTGAATGTTTAAAAAACACCAAGGGAATAGGTACGCTCACCGGATTTATCACCAACGGCCCGGAGGCAATCACCCTTATTGTAGGGCTGGTGGCAGGCGACATTATCTTTGCAGCCTCTACCCCGCTTGGTTCAAATTTTATGAATCCGATATTGCTCCTTATTGCCACCCTGACCTGTGGTTATTTTTTTACAATCAGCAAAATTCACCCCATATACACAATTTTTTCAATCGGTACAACAGCACTTTTAGCCGGGACATTTTTTTTATTACCTACCCAGTATTATCTTTTCTGGGGCCTTACCGTCCTCATCGTCACCGTCCCCCTATTTATCTTTCGGCCAAAGGAAGAGGGGGAGGAAGAGACAGGCTATAGCTTCAGCCCCAGGCTGTGGATTCTTCCAGCAATTCTTATTCTCTGCATGGCAGGATACTTCCTTGACCCCATAGTGAGTTTTACCGCTGAACACTCCAAGGCTCCTAAAAACATTATTGGTTTTATCGTCCTGGCAACCCTGACAAGCTGGCCTGAATTCAAATCATGCCTTGCCCTACTCAAGCGCAACAATCCTCTGGCCGCAATCCTCAATATTGTCGTATCCAATATCACCAATATCTGGCTGGCAGTCATCGGCGTCGGAGTATACCTTTTTAACCAGTGA
- a CDS encoding efflux transporter outer membrane subunit — protein sequence MRISQQASLILFIAIIISSCSMDKTDITTVSFQVPTEFSEQGTKQLSQKWWEDFNDPKLNALIERSLTNNFSLRAALNRLQQAEARYGISHAELFPKVDGTAKAETGRTRAQSESTGNQSLLLGLTASYELDLWGRIRSLNDAAQLDLNASSMDLETAAISLSSQIGVIWYQLCEQRSRLLIIKDQIATNQKGLYIINLQFRTGKISIADVLQQQQLIESNRAEQTQLEKEIRLSYYSLNTLVGNPPAQSGTIPESTGLIELPALPKTGLPLEFIQRRPDLKSAFLAVQAADKRLGAAIAARYPAISISADINTSAESARDLFDNWFSNLAANLLAPLIDGGKRVAEVEKQRAVVQEMFNNYNQKSLEALSEVEKALIREKQQHIYIAQVDRQFVLSAKAMKQIKNHYLNGSENYQRVLTALVSTQNLAQQQISARFNLINNRIELCRALAGGWQNNEK from the coding sequence ATGAGAATATCACAACAAGCCTCACTCATACTGTTTATAGCTATTATAATAAGTAGCTGTTCGATGGATAAGACTGATATTACAACAGTCTCTTTTCAGGTACCTACAGAATTTTCAGAGCAGGGGACGAAACAGCTTTCGCAAAAATGGTGGGAAGACTTCAACGACCCCAAGCTCAATGCTCTTATAGAAAGATCACTCACCAACAACTTTTCACTCCGGGCAGCCCTCAATCGCCTCCAACAGGCAGAGGCCCGTTATGGTATCAGCCACGCTGAACTCTTTCCCAAGGTGGATGGTACAGCCAAGGCTGAAACAGGACGGACACGAGCACAGAGTGAGAGCACGGGGAATCAATCTCTGCTTCTGGGACTGACAGCCTCCTACGAACTTGACCTTTGGGGACGGATTCGCTCTCTGAACGATGCCGCCCAACTTGACCTGAACGCTAGCAGCATGGACCTGGAGACAGCAGCAATAAGCCTCTCTTCACAAATAGGCGTCATATGGTACCAACTCTGCGAACAACGTAGTCGTCTTCTAATTATCAAAGATCAGATAGCCACCAACCAGAAAGGTCTCTATATCATTAACCTGCAGTTTCGAACAGGAAAAATTTCCATCGCCGATGTGCTCCAACAACAACAACTCATCGAGTCAAATCGAGCCGAACAGACCCAGCTGGAAAAGGAAATACGCCTCAGCTATTATAGCCTGAATACCCTGGTGGGCAATCCCCCCGCCCAGTCCGGGACAATCCCTGAATCAACGGGACTCATTGAATTACCCGCCCTCCCTAAAACAGGGTTGCCACTTGAATTCATCCAAAGACGACCCGATCTTAAATCCGCCTTTTTGGCCGTTCAAGCAGCGGACAAACGTCTTGGGGCAGCAATAGCGGCACGTTACCCAGCCATCAGTATCAGCGCGGACATCAACACATCGGCTGAATCGGCCAGAGATCTTTTTGATAACTGGTTCAGTAATCTGGCAGCAAATCTTCTCGCTCCCCTTATTGACGGAGGTAAACGGGTCGCAGAAGTCGAAAAACAGAGGGCAGTTGTTCAGGAAATGTTCAATAACTATAATCAAAAATCTCTTGAGGCCCTCAGTGAAGTTGAAAAGGCACTGATCAGAGAAAAGCAACAGCATATATATATAGCCCAGGTAGACAGACAGTTTGTCCTCTCTGCCAAGGCCATGAAACAGATAAAAAATCATTATCTCAATGGCAGCGAAAATTATCAGCGGGTACTCACAGCCCTCGTCTCTACCCAAAACCTTGCCCAGCAACAGATCAGCGCTCGCTTTAACCTGATCAACAACAGAATAGAGCTTTGCCGAGCCCTTGCTGGTGGTTGGCAGAACAATGAAAAATAA
- a CDS encoding efflux RND transporter permease subunit: MSTEPNKSRGVISWMVHNRVTPNLLMLVLLIGGFFVANRIKQEVFPEFVLDIVSISVPYPGASPAEIEKGIILAIEENIQGLDGIKEYNSTAAEGIAQVSIELTTGAKRQQVFQDIKQEIDNITTFPEDAEEPRVSLVAIKMDVLQITLFGNASEHSLRELAEFTRDKLLQTPGISQVEIVGNRDFEVSVEISQGTLRNYGLTLGDVATRIKEASVELPGGKIKTTGGEILLRIKDRRDWASEFSKIPIITTATGSIVYLEDIAQVREAFEDTDKTTTYNGEPSIALAIARIGKETPIGVAEAARNAMVEIESHYPASIQWATGKDRSLIYQQRLQLLLKNALMGLVLVLVLLGTFLEFRLAFWVTMGIPISFLGGLLFLPVFGVSINMISMFAFIVALGIVVDDAIVAGENIYEYRQKGLPFIEAAIKGAQDVAIPIAFAILTNIVAFAPLLFIPGTMGKIWGVIPTVVITVFVISWVEALLILPSHLAHGNPKKAQGILRVIGHHQRFFSRLLELFISRIYTPSLDFCLHRRGLTLALGIAILILSIGYIKGGRINMILMPRVESNRAVVTATFPLGTPAGEVEKTRQLLEDAIARVAKKHGGKQLVEGVFAKIIENTLSIDAYLSPPGIRPLSTKEVTKQWRNEAGRLVGLQSIIYEADRGGPGRGAALEIELSHRDIEVLDRASADLAAGIETFASSTDVNQGFARGKQQIDFQINAAGKALGLSASTVGRQLRDSFQGAIALKQQRGRNEMRVRVRLPEEERLSEFNIDNMMVHTPKNTFVPLMEIANIERGRAYTTIDRRDGRRIVTVSANVEPIGRVNQISATLKQTILPQLLEKYPGLTYDFEGREAERADSMSSIIAGFLFTLLGIYVLLAIPFRSYTQPLIVMFAIPFGLVGALAGHIIMGYNISIISLMGILALSGVIVNDSLILVDYANKKMAAGDSPLEAIRRAGQRRFRPIMLTTLTTFGGLAPMIFETSRQARFMIPMAISLGFGILFVTAIALWLVPCFFMLIEDGRALSAKIFGPKPKKISSEME, encoded by the coding sequence ATGAGTACCGAGCCAAATAAAAGCCGCGGCGTGATATCATGGATGGTACATAACAGAGTTACCCCCAATCTCCTGATGCTCGTTCTCCTTATTGGTGGCTTTTTTGTCGCCAACAGAATCAAACAGGAGGTTTTTCCCGAATTCGTCCTCGATATTGTTTCCATCTCTGTTCCCTACCCGGGGGCCAGCCCGGCTGAGATAGAAAAGGGCATAATCCTGGCCATCGAAGAAAACATCCAAGGTCTTGATGGCATCAAGGAGTACAACTCCACTGCGGCAGAGGGTATTGCTCAGGTGAGCATAGAGCTGACAACAGGAGCCAAACGCCAACAGGTATTCCAGGACATCAAGCAAGAAATTGACAATATTACCACCTTCCCAGAAGATGCAGAAGAACCAAGGGTTTCACTCGTTGCCATTAAAATGGATGTTCTGCAGATCACCCTCTTTGGTAATGCAAGCGAGCACTCTCTCCGAGAACTTGCCGAATTCACCAGGGACAAACTCCTGCAGACCCCAGGTATTAGTCAGGTAGAAATTGTCGGTAATCGGGACTTTGAGGTATCCGTTGAGATAAGCCAAGGGACACTCCGTAACTATGGCCTCACCCTGGGAGATGTTGCCACCCGAATAAAAGAGGCCTCGGTGGAACTCCCGGGCGGCAAGATCAAAACCACAGGTGGAGAAATTCTCCTCAGAATTAAGGATCGCCGCGACTGGGCCTCAGAGTTCAGCAAAATCCCCATTATCACCACGGCTACGGGCAGCATCGTCTATCTGGAGGATATCGCCCAGGTCAGAGAGGCATTTGAAGATACCGACAAAACCACCACATATAATGGAGAGCCCTCCATTGCCCTGGCCATTGCCAGGATCGGCAAAGAAACACCCATTGGGGTGGCAGAGGCGGCCCGCAATGCCATGGTGGAGATAGAATCACACTATCCAGCCTCAATACAGTGGGCGACCGGTAAAGATCGCTCTCTCATATACCAGCAGCGCCTCCAGTTGCTCCTCAAAAACGCCCTGATGGGTCTTGTTCTCGTCCTCGTTCTGCTCGGCACCTTTCTTGAGTTCCGTCTGGCCTTCTGGGTAACCATGGGCATCCCCATCTCCTTCCTCGGCGGCCTGCTCTTTCTCCCCGTCTTTGGGGTTTCGATAAATATGATCTCCATGTTTGCCTTTATCGTCGCACTCGGGATAGTGGTCGATGATGCAATTGTGGCAGGTGAAAATATTTATGAATATCGACAAAAGGGTTTGCCCTTTATCGAGGCAGCCATCAAGGGGGCACAGGATGTGGCCATCCCCATTGCCTTTGCCATCCTGACAAATATTGTTGCCTTTGCCCCACTGCTCTTCATCCCGGGGACAATGGGGAAAATTTGGGGGGTCATCCCCACCGTTGTTATCACCGTATTTGTCATCTCCTGGGTCGAAGCGCTGCTAATACTGCCAAGCCACCTTGCCCACGGCAACCCTAAGAAGGCGCAGGGCATATTACGGGTTATCGGACACCACCAACGTTTTTTTTCCCGCCTACTCGAACTCTTTATCAGTCGCATCTACACCCCCAGCCTCGATTTCTGCCTGCACCGTCGAGGCCTGACCCTGGCCCTTGGCATAGCCATCCTCATCCTCTCCATTGGTTATATTAAGGGAGGAAGAATCAATATGATCCTCATGCCGAGGGTTGAGTCTAACCGCGCCGTAGTAACGGCCACCTTCCCCCTAGGCACCCCCGCAGGAGAGGTGGAAAAAACTCGTCAGCTCCTGGAAGATGCCATTGCCAGGGTAGCAAAAAAACACGGCGGCAAACAGCTGGTAGAGGGCGTCTTTGCCAAGATCATCGAAAATACCCTGAGCATAGATGCCTATCTCTCCCCCCCCGGTATCCGCCCCCTCTCCACCAAAGAGGTCACCAAACAGTGGCGTAATGAGGCAGGAAGATTAGTCGGCCTACAATCAATTATCTATGAAGCAGATCGTGGCGGCCCCGGCAGGGGAGCAGCCCTGGAAATAGAGCTGAGCCATCGTGATATCGAGGTTCTTGACAGGGCAAGCGCAGACCTTGCTGCAGGCATTGAAACATTTGCCAGCAGTACCGATGTTAATCAGGGTTTTGCCCGAGGTAAGCAGCAGATAGACTTCCAAATCAATGCAGCGGGTAAGGCCCTGGGGCTAAGCGCAAGTACTGTCGGCAGACAACTGCGAGATAGCTTTCAAGGCGCCATAGCCCTGAAACAGCAACGCGGCAGAAATGAGATGAGGGTTCGGGTACGCCTGCCCGAAGAAGAGAGGCTAAGTGAATTCAATATTGACAATATGATGGTTCACACCCCAAAAAACACATTTGTACCTCTTATGGAGATTGCAAATATTGAACGAGGTCGAGCCTATACTACAATTGACAGACGAGATGGGCGAAGAATCGTCACCGTCAGCGCCAATGTTGAACCCATCGGCCGGGTAAATCAAATTTCTGCTACCCTCAAGCAGACAATACTACCCCAGCTATTGGAAAAATACCCTGGTTTGACCTATGATTTTGAGGGACGTGAAGCCGAACGAGCCGATTCAATGTCAAGCATTATCGCCGGATTCCTCTTCACCCTACTAGGCATCTATGTCCTTTTAGCCATCCCATTTCGTAGCTACACCCAACCGCTGATAGTGATGTTCGCCATCCCCTTCGGCCTGGTGGGTGCACTGGCAGGACATATCATCATGGGCTACAACATTAGCATTATCAGCCTGATGGGCATACTCGCCCTCTCAGGAGTTATCGTCAATGACTCACTTATCCTCGTTGATTACGCCAACAAGAAAATGGCTGCAGGGGACAGCCCCCTAGAAGCCATACGCAGGGCAGGTC
- a CDS encoding LysR family transcriptional regulator, giving the protein MFTIRQLEIFCAVARYQSISHAAELIPLSKAAVSQAIKELEIQLGHALFVREKKHLLRTGDGDAFFEQSQKLLNQANALYQTFAKAETLMQLRFGGTVGACSLYAPSLMHYWSQKQPQMDVHFFAGNTAKNCHEISDFAIDLAIVEGRPSADVCSQSLIKDGMCYIASSREEANSIEEVTDRTWFIREPGSGMAQYWHAVVAPCIDIGHVVEIPQSLVLLEQVAYGMGIACVPRILAQAYFRSGRIKELTGPVLPPRDIYLIWHSSLNANSALRYLIDQAADWARDLPVD; this is encoded by the coding sequence ATGTTTACGATTCGTCAGCTTGAAATTTTTTGTGCCGTGGCCAGGTATCAAAGTATCAGCCATGCTGCAGAGCTTATCCCATTGTCAAAGGCAGCAGTGAGTCAGGCAATTAAGGAGTTAGAAATACAGCTTGGTCATGCGCTTTTTGTGCGTGAAAAAAAGCACTTATTGCGAACGGGTGATGGAGATGCTTTTTTTGAACAGTCACAAAAGCTTCTTAACCAGGCAAATGCCCTCTATCAGACATTTGCTAAGGCGGAAACCCTGATGCAACTGCGTTTTGGCGGAACTGTAGGGGCCTGTAGTCTCTATGCTCCTTCTCTTATGCACTACTGGTCACAAAAACAGCCGCAAATGGATGTTCATTTTTTTGCCGGAAACACTGCGAAAAATTGTCATGAAATTAGTGACTTTGCCATTGATCTGGCAATTGTCGAAGGTCGTCCCTCCGCTGATGTCTGTTCTCAGAGCCTGATAAAAGACGGTATGTGCTATATTGCCTCCAGCAGAGAGGAGGCAAATTCCATAGAAGAGGTGACGGATCGTACCTGGTTTATCAGGGAGCCGGGCTCGGGGATGGCCCAATACTGGCATGCCGTTGTTGCCCCCTGTATTGATATAGGGCATGTGGTTGAAATTCCGCAAAGCCTTGTCCTGCTTGAGCAGGTGGCTTATGGCATGGGGATAGCCTGTGTGCCGAGGATACTTGCCCAGGCATATTTTCGATCGGGTCGGATAAAGGAATTAACGGGGCCAGTCCTGCCTCCACGGGATATTTATTTAATTTGGCATTCGTCTCTTAATGCCAATTCTGCCCTAAGGTATCTCATCGATCAGGCTGCGGATTGGGCCCGGGACCTGCCCGTTGATTAA
- a CDS encoding efflux RND transporter periplasmic adaptor subunit: MSNPTNTFWTKTGNFLLPIAIIACAIAIAFWLIETKPEAQQKPQKKFSTIVEVQQVERGPEHIYIEARGVVGPSKRITITTQITGKILHLDPNFQPGGFLKKDAVMARIDPRDYQFILQQRQAELKSSRSELVLETGNQLVALKELELLGEPVSAEEKHLMLRGPQLKKLHNNLNSDQARYDQAKLNLARTKIRAPFNGTVDSLSSDIGSLVTNGTGLASFTGTDEFWIQLQYR, encoded by the coding sequence ATGAGTAATCCAACAAATACATTTTGGACCAAGACAGGCAACTTCCTACTTCCCATAGCCATCATTGCCTGTGCCATCGCCATTGCCTTTTGGCTTATCGAGACCAAACCTGAGGCACAGCAAAAGCCACAGAAAAAGTTCAGTACCATCGTCGAAGTTCAACAAGTAGAACGAGGCCCTGAGCATATTTATATAGAGGCAAGGGGAGTCGTTGGCCCAAGTAAAAGAATTACCATTACCACCCAGATAACAGGAAAGATTCTTCACCTTGACCCCAATTTTCAACCCGGTGGCTTTTTAAAAAAAGATGCTGTCATGGCAAGGATAGACCCCCGAGACTATCAGTTTATCCTGCAACAACGCCAAGCAGAACTCAAGAGCAGCAGAAGTGAACTTGTTCTGGAAACAGGTAATCAACTTGTTGCCCTTAAAGAGCTTGAGCTCCTCGGAGAACCTGTGTCTGCCGAAGAAAAGCACCTGATGCTGCGAGGGCCGCAACTCAAAAAACTACATAATAATCTGAATTCGGATCAGGCCCGTTACGACCAGGCAAAACTGAATTTGGCTCGCACCAAGATAAGAGCTCCCTTCAACGGAACCGTTGACAGTCTCAGTAGCGATATTGGCTCACTGGTAACCAATGGCACAGGCCTTGCCAGTTTCACTGGAACAGATGAGTTTTGGATACAACTGCAGTACCGGTAG